In Helianthus annuus cultivar XRQ/B chromosome 9, HanXRQr2.0-SUNRISE, whole genome shotgun sequence, the following are encoded in one genomic region:
- the LOC110876544 gene encoding uncharacterized protein LOC110876544 produces MSGFSTDQVFKSREELMEWVRNTGRSLGYAIVTKRSKAKNGYVSKVVLMCDRGGVYKSDKDSSRETGTRKIKCPFEMVAKFSKKNGSWTLKVKPGEHNHPPGEYMEGHASNSKNIPCVCYTHT; encoded by the exons ATGTCTGGATTTTCAACAGATCAG GTGTTCAAGTCTCGTGAAGAGTTGATGGAATGGGTTAGAAACACTGGACGTAGTCTTGGTTACGCTATTGTGACTAAAAGATCGAAAGCTAAAAATGGCTACGTGTCTAAAGTTGTACTTATGTGTGATCGTGGTGGTGTGTATAAATCAGATAAAGATTCAAGTAGAGAGACCGGCACTAGAAAGATAAAATGCCCGTTTGAAATGGTAGCGAAATTTTCAAAAAAGAATGGTTCTTGGACGTTAAAAGTAAAACCTGGTGAGCATAATCATCCACCCGGAGAATATATGGAGGGACACGCATCTAATTCCAAAAATATTCCATGCGTATGTTACACGCATACATGA